DNA sequence from the Lysinibacillus sp. OF-1 genome:
AGCAAAAACTAATACAATGTCAATGGTCATGCCACCAAGCCCTACAGCCCAGCCATGCATAAAACCATTTTTGAGTCCTTGCTTTGTCATTTCTACAGTAATAGCTCCTACAGGCATGGCAATGGCAAGTCCTACCAATACATACGCTACATATAAACTCAAAAAAACACTTCTTTCATGTAATCGATAAGCTTCATACGTCCGTTTATCTTTTTATGATAGCATAAATATACTTAAAATCAAATAATTATTAATGCTTTGCTAGACAGTTTTTAATCGTTATAGCATTTGCTTTTTCCATTGTGTTAACAGATCACGTGACTTTACAAGATCCATTTTCAATGCAACTTGCTTAGCGCTACACCGTTTTTCAGCTTTGTTCCACGCCTCTTCTAAGGCAGGTAAATAGCTTAAATTTTTCGTCGCTGCTACTAGCTGTAAAAAAATATTGCCTTGAATATAGTGCCAACGTGGATTCATCCCATCTAGTAGAATAGCTTCTTCAATTAATCGTAATGCCAGATAGGGGCTGCCCTCCTGACGATTCAAAAACTGGGCAAAAGCTCCCCAATAGAGCGCCTTATTGGGCTGCAATTTGATTGCCTCTGCATACTGTGCTGTTGCCTTGTCTCGTTCTTCAGCAAGAACAAAGTATTCCGCCATTGTATAATAAGCATTCGCCTGTGCTTCAATAGACCCTGCTAATAATTCATCGATTACTTTTCCAAATTGCTCATCATCCTGACTCCCAATATAAGCCGTGAGAACATCTCGTTCTGGATAAGAACCATCTGTGCGTTCTACACTTTGTTTCACCTTTTCATCAGTGGGGTGAGGCATACTCGCATACCCGTTCGCCTCTAGCATGGCCACATGCTGTTGGATGAATTGATAGGCCTCCTCTTCAACCACTGCATGATTCATTATTATTCTTTTAGCCAGTTGATAGCTTTCCTTTACCTGTCCACTCAAAAATAAGTCATTAACTTGTTGAACTTGCTCATCCAGTTGTTTTACCACCATTTAAATCCTCCACTTCACAAAAGACAAATCTTATAGCTAGTGTACCATCTTCGCAATAGAAGCAAAAGACAACTTGTCCTAATCTTTCTACAATTCTTTTAATTTAAACGCTTTTACATGCTGTTCAAGTGTATGAGCCATATGATTTGTTTCATTAGAACCTTGTGCTACCTCATCAATACTTGCTGTTGTTTGCTGTGCTGCTACCGTAATCATATTCATCGTTTCTTCTATATCTCTAATGGATTCTGTTAATTGTTGAATCATT
Encoded proteins:
- a CDS encoding tetratricopeptide repeat protein, with translation MVVKQLDEQVQQVNDLFLSGQVKESYQLAKRIIMNHAVVEEEAYQFIQQHVAMLEANGYASMPHPTDEKVKQSVERTDGSYPERDVLTAYIGSQDDEQFGKVIDELLAGSIEAQANAYYTMAEYFVLAEERDKATAQYAEAIKLQPNKALYWGAFAQFLNRQEGSPYLALRLIEEAILLDGMNPRWHYIQGNIFLQLVAATKNLSYLPALEEAWNKAEKRCSAKQVALKMDLVKSRDLLTQWKKQML